A single window of Haliotis asinina isolate JCU_RB_2024 chromosome 5, JCU_Hal_asi_v2, whole genome shotgun sequence DNA harbors:
- the LOC137284795 gene encoding uncharacterized protein produces MKNLPYIFGDNLFFFIIFLSQFVLISLDQGITGAEQTNQGTHSPSFQNLSCSTWSCQQNIYWKPSNIRGYFRDMGCACDQYCGIVQDCCMDYNSTSEEDGPATINGLESHFHCLEDSVVAKEDGFLAVASCPQSWFGSETEHLCKSKSNRDLMLRVPVTGNRTGHVYRNLYCAVCHDEPYQLWRPAVDCHSMKPLGFTAASMIAEILDNQNCQLRMLPAYEGGKYRPCKPDVIKNCAPSFNDTDMISFCMTSMNMQLTFSETGLAFHNVECAICNYHTPFCLNHGVRQFGKRVRSRGFYSFSILFDLNTQTGSTRVGSRLRRVQKKINMTHTCSRSQVYDPFIRSCRQVYTGAFSHPKLISHVSNISFSSGDCSRLRLNGSEFVISRDGTLETVSGYTFGQSHYHYDGKFAYVCTNLTQNFTEISTFIDEKTEFNFSPTTAIVTSIGLFISLLGLMITMVIYALVRTLRNIPGKIILSLTTSLFFANLTVLFAPRAESLPTLCMVVAALMHYLFLDAFLWMNVMAADVWFTFSKSFVKAGDGGKSSKRFLFYNIYARGVALVLVTKAVTVDNVVSESQYKPNYGHGLCWITNKRGLLVFFASPLLLLICLNFVFFSIAAKNIHDAKRKSAAYLGKGDSNQFGIYVKLSVIMGLTWVLGFLASLFPYTVMWYIYIIFNTLQGMFICIAFVFTKRVWHSLWERFITFRRQSAGSGQMPSTPTRSTVLTFRVTDRVQ; encoded by the coding sequence ATGAAGAACCTACCCTATATTTTCGGAGACAAccttttctttttcattattttcttaaGCCAATTTGTGTTGATCAGTTTGGATCAAGGGATAACAGGAGCCGAACAGACTAACCAAGGCACGCACTCTCCCAGCTTTCAAAACCTATCTTGTTCTACTTGGTCGTGTCAACAGAACATCTACTGGAAACCGTCCAATATCAGAGGTTACTTCAGAGATATGGGATGTGCCTGTGACCAATATTGTGGGATTGTGCAAGACTGTTGCATGGATTATAATTCGACATCAGAGGAGGATGGACCAGCGACAATTAATGGTTTGGAATCGCACTTCCATTGTCTGGAAGATTCCGTTGTCGCCAAAGAGGACGGCTTTTTAGCTGTTGCCAGTTGTCCCCAAAGTTGGTTCGGTTCTGAAACTGAACACTTATGCAAGTCTAAGAGTAACAGGGATCTGATGCTCAGAGTACCAGTTACAGGGAATCGTACCGGCCATGTATACCGCAACTTGTACTGCGCTGTGTGCCACGACGAACCCTATCAGTTGTGGCGTCCTGCTGTAGACTGTCATTCAATGAAACCACTAGGTTTTACGGCTGCATCCATGATTGCAGAAATCCTGGATAACCAAAACTGTCAACTACGAATGCTTCCTGCATACGAAGGTGGAAAATACCGACCTTGTAAACCGGATGTCATAAAAAATTGTGCTCCAAGTTTCAATGACACGGATATGATATCATTctgtatgacaagcatgaatATGCAGTTGACGTTTTCTGAAACAGGTTTGGCATTTCATAATGTCGAGTGTGCTATTTGTAACTATCACACCCCATTCTGCTTAAACCATGGTGTGAGACAATTTGGAAAGCGCGTTCGATCAAGAggattttattctttttcaatTCTGTTTGACCTGAATACCCAAACTGGATCTACTCGCGTTGGTTCCAGACTACGGAGGGtccaaaagaaaataaacatgACACATACTTGTTCCAGATCTCAGGTGTACGATCCATTCATTCGAAGCTGCCGTCAAGTTTATACAGGTGCTTTCTCACACCCAAAACTAATTTCACATGTCTCGAATATTAGTTTCAGCAGCGGTGATTGTTCACGGCTAAGATTAAATGGAAGCGAGTTTGTCATTTCCAGGGATGGGACATTAGAAACTGTATCTGGATATACATTCGGCCAGTCACACTACCATTATGATGGAAAATTCGCCTATGTTTGTACAAATTTAACCCAAAATTTTACAGAAATATCAACTTTCATTGATGAAAAGACGGAATTTAATTTTTCACCGACAACAGCTATCGTCACATCAATAGGTTTATTTATTTCCTTGTTAGGACTTATGATTACCATGGTGATATATGCCCTCGTTCGAACTCTGAGAAATATTCCTGGGAAAATCATTCTCTCTCTTACCACGTCCCTGTTCTTTGCGAATCTAACTGTTCTCTTCGCACCAAGAGCAGAAAGTCTTCCAACTTTGTGCATGGTTGTTGCGGCATTGATGCACTATCTGTTCCTCGACGCATTCTTGTGGATGAACGTAATGGCGGCAGACGTGTGGTTCACTTTCTCCAAGAGTTTTGTCAAAGCAGGCGATGGTGGGAAGTCGTCGAAGAGGTTCCTGTTTTACAATATTTATGCGCGAGGCGTTGCCCTCGTTCTTGTAACGAAAGCCGTAACTGTCGACAACGTGGTCTCTGAAAGTCAATATAAGCCCAATTACGGACACGGATTATGCTGGATAACAAACAAACGAGGCCTGCTCGTGTTCTTTGCTTCACCCTTACTTCTTCTCATTTGTCTTAACTTTGTATTTTTCTCCATTGCTGCCAAGAATATCCACGATGCTAAGAGGAAATCTGCCGCCTATCTGGGCAAAGGTGACAGCAACCAATTTGGCATTTACGTTAAATTGTCTGTTATTATGGGACTGACGTGGGTGTTAGGCTTTCTAGCCTCGCTGTTCCCTTACACCGTTATGTGGTACATTTACATAATCTTCAACACTCTTCAaggtatgtttatatgtatagcCTTTGTGTTTACTAAAAGAGTATGGCATTCCCTGTGGGAACGATTTATTACTTTTCGGAGACAGTCTGCCGGCTCTGGCCAGATGCCTTCAACCCCAACACGTAGCACTGTGTTGACCTTCAGGGTCACAGACCGGGTGCAGTAA
- the LOC137283998 gene encoding uncharacterized protein, with product METKAGKIRSNNYLVFIIFIRHFVVVSCHGGRIETEDSLTCSSWFCKENIDWMRSLSRGYFTDMGCVCDQFCNIVGDCCIDYNSTLDINDSVLKVEPYVGCVSDSAVSMSHGFLAVVRCPSVWIRSDTDAACKSSNISDLMLRLPVTGKSSGLVYRNMYCAVCHNEDYQFWNPKAECSSQTPLNINPESTIAEILANPECHLKFLPPNKEGKYRPCKLDFVRRCAPDFNDTEKVSVCETSSYMQLVYSFSGSVFFNIECARCNYQIPFCFIIEKTESAKGSIGMYSFLVLLDLNTKTGSSKVGYGHRTIEQDVILTHTCSESQVYDPFIRECRSVIKDDTLLPQLISNTKSVSSKCTRLQLNESEFVLAGDGTLETLSGSVYVKDEYYHDGKYAYVCTNLTRNFSESTCFIDQGIELMFSPTSAIISTIFILVSLLGLVITMVIYSFVKTLRNIPGKILLSLTTSLFFANLTMLLAPLAESHSTSCEVVAALMHYLFLDSFLWMNVMAADVWFTFSKSFVKAGDGGKSSKRFLFYNIYARGVALVLVTAAVTVDNVVSESQYKPNYGHGLCWITNKRGLLVFFASPLLLLICLNFVFFSIAAKNIHDAKRKSAAYLGKGDSNQFGIYVKLSVIMGLTWVLGFLASLFPYTVMWYIYIIFNTLQGMFICIAFVFTKRVWHSLWERLINLRRQSAGSGQMSSTPTRSTVLTFRVTDQVQ from the coding sequence ATGGAAACCAAGGCTGGGAAAATCAGAAGCAATAACTATTTAGTTTTTATAATATTCATAAGACATTTCGTAGTGGTCAGCTGTCATGGAGGTAGGATTGAGACCGAAGACTCTCTGACGTGTTCTTCCTGGTTTTGTAAAGAGAATATAGACTGGATGCGTTCTCTTTCAAGAGGATATTTCACAGACATGGGATGTGTATGCGATCAGTTTTGCAACATCGTTGGTGACTGTTGCATTGATTATAATTCGACTTTGGATATCAATGACTCAGTCCTTAAGGTAGAGCCATATGTTGGTTGTGTCAGTGACTCGGCTGTAAGTATGTCCCATGGGTTTCTTGCTGTTGTGAGGTGTCCAAGTGTTTGGATCAGATCTGACACAGATGCCGCATGCAAGTCAAGTAACATAAGCGATCTAATGCTGAGACTACCAGTCACTGGAAAGTCATCGGGGCTTGTATACCGCAACATGTACTGTGCCGTGTGCCATAATGAAGATTATCAGTTTTGGAACCCGAAGGCAGAGTGCAGCTCACAAACACCATTAAATATTAATCCCGAGTCTACGATAGCGGAAATCCTGGCCAACCCAGAGTGCCACCTTAAATTCCTTCCTCCCAACAAGGAAGGCAAATATCGACCATGTAAACTGGATTTTGTTAGACGATGCGCTCCTGACTTCAATGACACTGAGAAAGTATCTGTATGTGAGACAAGTTCGTACATGCAATTGGTGTATTCCTTTTCGGGTTCTGTGTTTTTCAACATTGAATGTGCACGGTGTAACTACCAAATTCCATTCTGCTTCATTATTGAGAAAACGGAGTCAGCTAAAGGTTCTATTGGTATGTATTCCTTTTTAGTTCTCTTGGATCTGAATACCAAAACTGGCTCATCCAAAGTTGGCTATGGACATAGAACAATTGAACAAGACGTTATTCTTACACACACGTGTTCGGAGTCACAAGTATATGATCCTTTTATTCGCGAATGCAGGAGTGTCATAAAAGATGACACTCTACTCCCGCAACTTATTTCAAATACGAAATCCGTTTCAAGTAAGTGCACAAGACTTCAATTAAACGAAAGCGAGTTTGTTCTAGCTGGGGACGGCACATTAGAGACTTTATCCGGATCCGTATACGTCAAGGATGAATACTATCATGATGGAAAATATGCCTATGTGTGCACTAACCTCACGCGGAATTTCTCAGAGTCTACGTGCTTCATCGACCAAGGTATAGAGTTAATGTTCTCACCAACTTCAGCAATTATCTCAACGATATTCATATTGGTGTCCTTATTAGGACTGGTGATTACCATGGTGATTTACAGCTTCGTCAAAACTCTGAGAAATATTCCTGGGAAAATACTCCTCTCCCTAACCACCTCGCTGTTCTTTGCGAATCTAACTATGCTCCTCGCACCTCTGGCAGAAAGTCATTCAACATCATGTGAAGTTGTTGCGGCATTGATGCACTATCTGTTCCTAGACTCATTCTTGTGGATGAACGTAATGGCGGCAGACGTGTGGTTCACTTTCTCCAAGAGTTTTGTCAAAGCGGGCGATGGTGGGAAGTCGTCGAAGAGGTTCCTGTTTTACAATATTTATGCGCGAGGCGTTGCCCTCGTTCTTGTAACGGCAGCTGTAACTGTCGACAACGTGGTCTCTGAAAGTCAATATAAACCCAATTACGGACACGGATTATGCTGGATAACAAACAAACGAGGCCTGCTCGTGTTTTTTGCTTCACCCTTACTTCTTCTCATTTGTCTTAACTTTGTATTTTTCTCCATTGCTGCCAAGAATATCCACGATGCTAAGAGGAAATCTGCCGCCTATTTGGGCAAAGGTGACAGCAACCAATTTGGTATTTACGTTAAATTGTCTGTTATTATGGGACTGACGTGGGTGTTAGGCTTTCTAGCCTCGCTGTTCCCTTACACCGTTATGTGGTATATTTACATAATCTTCAACACTCTTCAaggtatgtttatatgtatagcCTTTGTGTTTACTAAAAGAGTATGGCATTCCCTGTGGGAACGATTAATAAATCTTCGGAGACAGTCTGCCGGCTCTGGCCAGATGTCTTCAACCCCAACACGTAGCACTGTGTTGACCTTCAGGGTCACAGACCAGGTGCAGTAA